The Acidimicrobiia bacterium genome has a segment encoding these proteins:
- a CDS encoding BMC domain-containing protein encodes MADALGMIEARSFAAMVEAADAMVKAAKVELVSYEETGGGYVTAVVRGDVAAVKAAVEAGVRGAERVGEVVASHVIARPHTNIDLVLPLGRADEAGKE; translated from the coding sequence ATGGCCGACGCCCTTGGAATGATCGAAGCGAGAAGCTTCGCAGCAATGGTCGAAGCTGCCGACGCGATGGTGAAGGCAGCCAAAGTGGAACTGGTCTCCTATGAGGAGACGGGAGGCGGCTACGTGACCGCCGTCGTCCGCGGTGATGTCGCAGCCGTGAAGGCGGCCGTAGAGGCAGGCGTACGCGGCGCCGAGCGTGTCGGTGAAGTGGTCGCAAGCCATGTCATCGCCCGTCCGCACACCAACATCGATCTCGTGCTCCCGCTCGGCCGTGCCGACGAGGCAGGCAAGGAGTAA
- a CDS encoding EutN/CcmL family microcompartment protein: MLLGRVSGTLVASRKEPRLSGLKFLVLSQLDVDNTETGGYVVAADAVGAGVGEVVLYATGSSARQTEFTHERPCDAVVMAIVDTWEVGGDERYHK, translated from the coding sequence ATGCTCCTCGGACGTGTATCTGGCACCCTCGTCGCCAGCCGGAAAGAGCCGCGCTTATCGGGGCTCAAGTTCCTCGTGCTCAGCCAACTCGACGTCGACAACACAGAAACCGGCGGCTACGTGGTAGCCGCCGATGCGGTCGGGGCCGGCGTCGGGGAGGTCGTTCTCTATGCAACCGGCAGCTCGGCAAGGCAGACCGAGTTCACACACGAACGGCCGTGTGACGCGGTGGTCATGGCGATTGTCGACACCTGGGAGGTCGGCGGTGATGAGCGCTACCACAAGTAA